The Aliivibrio fischeri genome contains a region encoding:
- the hutG gene encoding formimidoylglutamase, whose protein sequence is MKNNTSVNMTSWLGRVDHEDGELGLRWHQKVKAANSTNQDGIMLLGFASDEGVIRNKGRKGAYAAPQVIRRALANLAWHHQSDVYDGGDIQCNDGDLELAQKQLGIKIKSALANRHQVIVLGGGHEVAWGSFQGIARYLQNRAVLTSPIIPPRIGIINFDAHFDLRNLPQSPSSSASQSSKQYGSSGTPFHQISEFCHVQHWPFHYACLGLNKGSNTQALYHKAKQLGVLHFDDIEMNLLNLPQIKQALSEFIEQNDFLYLTIDIDVFPASCAPGVSAPAVRGVSLDIIESLLPDILKAKNQHGESKLLLADLAEFNPTFDIDNQTARLVARLVWTIAHGMKSNM, encoded by the coding sequence ATGAAAAATAATACATCGGTCAATATGACAAGCTGGTTGGGAAGAGTGGATCATGAAGATGGTGAACTTGGTTTACGATGGCATCAAAAAGTAAAAGCGGCAAACAGTACAAACCAAGATGGCATAATGCTATTAGGCTTTGCCTCTGATGAAGGCGTTATTCGTAATAAAGGGCGTAAGGGAGCTTATGCCGCTCCTCAGGTCATTCGCCGTGCATTAGCTAATTTAGCTTGGCACCATCAAAGCGATGTTTATGATGGAGGAGATATTCAGTGTAATGATGGCGACCTTGAATTAGCTCAAAAGCAACTTGGGATCAAAATAAAATCAGCCTTAGCCAATAGGCATCAAGTTATTGTTCTCGGAGGTGGTCATGAAGTGGCGTGGGGATCATTTCAAGGCATTGCTCGTTATTTACAAAACAGAGCTGTTTTAACATCACCCATTATTCCACCACGTATTGGTATCATTAATTTCGATGCACATTTTGATTTGAGGAACTTACCGCAATCACCATCAAGTTCAGCGTCTCAATCAAGTAAACAATACGGTAGCTCTGGAACCCCATTCCATCAAATATCAGAATTTTGTCATGTTCAACATTGGCCTTTCCACTATGCCTGTTTAGGTCTAAATAAAGGCAGTAATACTCAAGCTCTTTATCACAAAGCAAAACAGTTAGGTGTGCTTCATTTTGATGATATTGAAATGAACCTATTAAATTTACCTCAAATTAAACAGGCTCTTTCCGAATTCATTGAACAAAACGACTTTCTTTATCTCACTATCGATATCGACGTATTTCCAGCGTCATGCGCACCGGGTGTTAGCGCTCCTGCAGTGCGTGGTGTTTCATTAGACATTATAGAATCACTGTTACCCGATATTTTAAAAGCTAAAAACCAACACGGTGAATCCAAATTACTACTGGCGGATCTCGCTGAGTTTAATCCTACCTTTGATATTGATAATCAAACGGCACGTTTAGTTGCTCGGCTCGTTTGGACCATCGCTCACGGTATGAAATCAAATATGTAA
- a CDS encoding DUF2164 domain-containing protein produces the protein MPTIDIPKNKRDELIQQFQRYFEQELDHELGQFDGEFLLDFIIKQTGPVFYNQGLADAQAIIERKTQDIADEIYEIEMAEN, from the coding sequence ATGCCAACGATTGATATTCCTAAGAACAAACGTGACGAATTAATCCAACAATTTCAGCGCTATTTTGAACAAGAACTTGATCATGAATTAGGTCAATTTGATGGGGAGTTCTTATTAGATTTCATTATTAAGCAAACAGGACCTGTCTTTTATAATCAGGGATTAGCCGATGCTCAAGCTATTATTGAACGTAAAACTCAAGATATTGCTGATGAAATATATGAAATTGAAATGGCGGAAAACTAA
- a CDS encoding methyl-accepting chemotaxis protein, whose amino-acid sequence MQFSLKNTSIRIQVLLPVVLTALALFISLGFTASTLEEEQDIIASNTDSFVFYKDQLAKVDDEIYPLRISAVYAIYDTDRRANFTNELRNKVDDINVLLDELEARKTFAKEVSLVRTNINNYVQFSHKVIEYLNKKESGQAVSQSYDALISQYRNIGNSMVSSINALSQRVNEFSDIAMKESYEKNTQVKTTAGLTILAVFIISMITAWWLSGLIVNPIQQIQLIIRRLAEGDLTVRANADGDNEIATLSKDINTTASQLQTTVEALSRISEDVAAASTELAAVMTEAENNSQQELSEIEQVASAVNELSSTANNVSDNALAADKTARETNELAHNGLDIFTQSNKASEEMGSALTDAAVVVNRLKEQSEQINNVVEVIRGVSDQTNLLALNAAIEAARAGESGRGFAVVADEVRMLAARTQDSTQEIQTIIESLQEQSNLANASMESSLDKLELNKELTAKAGDALLQITNSIASINDMNTQVATAAEEQSQVTQDINRNVVNMSELVNQNVTGISQSASASNELSKLAEQQKEQLSFFKL is encoded by the coding sequence ATGCAATTTTCATTAAAAAATACGTCTATACGTATTCAAGTTTTACTACCCGTTGTACTCACCGCACTAGCTCTGTTCATTTCTTTAGGTTTCACCGCCTCTACACTTGAGGAAGAACAAGATATTATTGCTAGCAATACTGACTCTTTCGTCTTCTATAAAGACCAACTTGCAAAAGTTGATGATGAAATCTATCCCCTACGTATCAGTGCTGTTTATGCCATTTATGATACGGATCGTCGTGCAAACTTCACGAATGAATTACGAAATAAAGTAGATGATATCAATGTATTATTGGATGAACTAGAAGCAAGAAAAACATTCGCTAAAGAAGTTAGTCTAGTTCGTACTAATATCAATAACTACGTTCAGTTTTCCCATAAGGTTATTGAGTATCTGAATAAAAAAGAAAGTGGTCAGGCTGTTTCTCAAAGTTACGATGCGCTTATCTCGCAATACCGTAATATTGGTAATAGTATGGTTTCTTCTATCAATGCTCTTTCTCAACGTGTGAATGAGTTTTCTGATATTGCAATGAAAGAAAGCTATGAGAAAAACACTCAAGTGAAGACCACAGCAGGTTTAACTATTTTAGCTGTCTTTATTATTTCGATGATCACTGCATGGTGGCTTTCAGGCTTAATTGTTAATCCAATTCAACAAATTCAATTAATTATCCGTCGCTTAGCTGAAGGTGATTTAACGGTACGAGCTAATGCCGATGGCGATAATGAGATTGCAACATTAAGCAAAGACATTAATACCACAGCATCTCAACTACAAACCACAGTAGAAGCATTATCACGCATAAGTGAAGATGTTGCAGCAGCCTCAACAGAACTAGCGGCTGTGATGACTGAAGCGGAAAACAACTCACAACAAGAACTAAGTGAAATCGAACAAGTCGCTTCTGCTGTTAATGAACTATCAAGTACAGCTAATAACGTAAGTGACAATGCATTAGCGGCAGATAAAACCGCACGTGAAACAAATGAATTGGCTCATAATGGATTAGATATCTTTACTCAAAGTAATAAAGCAAGTGAAGAAATGGGTTCAGCGCTAACAGACGCGGCAGTGGTCGTTAATCGCCTGAAAGAACAGTCTGAGCAGATAAACAATGTCGTTGAAGTTATTCGTGGCGTGTCTGATCAAACTAACCTACTCGCATTGAATGCGGCAATTGAAGCTGCTCGTGCTGGTGAATCTGGTCGAGGTTTTGCGGTTGTTGCTGATGAAGTTCGTATGCTTGCAGCTCGTACGCAAGATTCAACCCAAGAAATTCAAACGATTATTGAATCACTTCAAGAGCAATCTAATCTTGCTAATGCAAGCATGGAGTCAAGCTTAGATAAATTGGAATTAAATAAAGAACTAACAGCGAAAGCTGGTGATGCCCTACTTCAAATTACCAATTCAATTGCATCGATCAATGATATGAATACGCAAGTTGCAACAGCTGCTGAAGAACAATCTCAAGTAACTCAAGACATTAACCGCAACGTGGTAAACATGTCTGAATTAGTCAATCAGAATGTTACAGGCATCAGCCAAAGCGCAAGTGCAAGTAATGAACTATCAAAGCTGGCTGAACAACAAAAAGAACAGTTATCATTCTTCAAGTTGTAA
- a CDS encoding methyl-accepting chemotaxis protein yields the protein MQFSLKNTSIRVQVLLPVLFTALALFFSLWYTSVSLDKEQDILNSNTTSFIFYKDQLAKIDDHMYPMRISAVYAIYDHERRIDFLKSLSQNEKILNELLVEISAHKTFSSDAAIVKKAVHDYLDFSKKILNFQEQKEQGITTGEDYHSLIAQYSKLGNIMAESINTLSAKINDTSTNEINKSTERNTQVQHNAIITVLIVFVISLVTSWWLSGLIVHPIQKLQLVIRKLAEGNLTVRTDIDGENEIAQLSQDINTTAIQLQATIEELHNINQSVASASTELAAVMNEAELNSQKELCEIEQVASAVNELSSTANNVSDNALAADKTAQNTSDLAKAGLDVFTQSTDASEKMAVALTDAAVVVNRLKEQSEQINNVIEVIRSVSEQTNLLALNAAIEAARAGESGRGFAVVADEVRLLAARTQSSTQEIQTIIEALQEQSGLANESMQTSLDMLELNKELTAKAGDALIGITESINAINDMNTQVATAAEEQSQVTQDINRNVVNMSELVNQNVTGISQSAIASSELSRLAEEQKQQLSFFKL from the coding sequence ATGCAATTTTCACTTAAAAATACGTCTATTCGCGTTCAAGTTTTACTGCCAGTATTATTTACAGCATTGGCTTTGTTCTTTTCTCTTTGGTATACGTCAGTAAGCCTTGATAAAGAGCAAGATATTCTAAATAGTAATACGACTTCATTTATTTTCTACAAAGATCAATTGGCAAAAATTGATGATCATATGTACCCAATGCGTATCAGCGCTGTTTATGCCATCTATGATCACGAACGTAGAATCGATTTCTTAAAGAGTTTAAGCCAAAATGAGAAGATCCTAAACGAACTTCTTGTTGAAATCTCTGCTCATAAAACCTTCAGCTCTGACGCTGCAATAGTTAAAAAAGCGGTTCATGACTATTTAGATTTCTCTAAAAAGATTCTTAACTTTCAAGAACAAAAAGAGCAAGGAATAACAACTGGCGAAGATTACCATTCACTAATTGCTCAATACAGCAAGTTAGGGAATATTATGGCGGAATCAATTAATACGCTATCTGCAAAAATTAATGATACCTCTACCAATGAAATAAACAAAAGCACAGAAAGAAACACGCAAGTTCAACACAATGCAATTATCACTGTTCTTATTGTTTTTGTTATTTCATTAGTCACATCTTGGTGGCTATCAGGCTTGATCGTTCACCCGATCCAAAAACTTCAATTGGTTATCCGTAAATTAGCAGAAGGTAACTTAACGGTTCGTACTGATATTGATGGCGAGAACGAAATTGCTCAATTAAGCCAAGACATCAACACCACTGCTATTCAACTTCAAGCAACCATTGAAGAACTTCACAACATCAACCAAAGCGTGGCTTCAGCATCGACTGAGCTTGCAGCCGTAATGAATGAAGCTGAGCTTAACTCTCAAAAAGAGTTGTGTGAAATTGAACAAGTTGCTTCTGCGGTAAACGAGCTATCAAGCACAGCAAATAACGTAAGTGATAATGCATTAGCGGCAGATAAAACTGCTCAAAACACCAGTGATTTAGCCAAAGCAGGTTTAGATGTATTTACTCAAAGTACGGATGCAAGCGAAAAAATGGCGGTTGCACTAACGGATGCTGCAGTCGTTGTTAATCGCCTAAAAGAGCAATCTGAGCAAATTAATAACGTTATTGAAGTGATCCGTAGCGTCTCAGAGCAAACTAACCTACTTGCCTTGAATGCGGCAATTGAAGCGGCACGTGCTGGTGAATCTGGTCGTGGTTTTGCTGTGGTAGCAGATGAAGTTCGTTTACTTGCTGCACGTACGCAATCTTCAACTCAAGAGATCCAAACCATTATTGAAGCCCTTCAAGAGCAATCTGGTTTGGCTAATGAAAGTATGCAAACTAGCCTTGATATGCTGGAGTTAAATAAAGAACTAACGGCAAAAGCTGGCGATGCATTAATTGGTATTACTGAATCAATCAATGCCATTAACGACATGAACACTCAAGTTGCTACAGCTGCTGAAGAGCAATCGCAAGTAACTCAAGACATTAACCGTAACGTCGTTAATATGTCTGAATTAGTGAACCAAAACGTCACAGGCATCAGCCAAAGTGCCATTGCAAGTTCAGAACTGTCTCGATTAGCTGAAGAGCAGAAACAACAACTGTCATTCTTTAAGTTATAG
- the hutU gene encoding urocanate hydratase gives MTQTSSNPRLDESRTIIAPTGIELTAKSWLTEAPLRMLMNNLHPDVAEHPHALVVYGGIGRAARNWQCYDKIIEVLTRLEDDETLMVQSGKPVGVFKTHTNAPRVLIANSNLVPHWANWAHFNELDKQGLMMYGQMTAGSWIYIGSQGIVQGTYETFIAMAKQHFNGDTQGRWILTGGLGGMGGAQPLAATMAGFSMLAVECDESRIDYRLRTGYVDRKATTLSEALSIIEEAKRSSSPISVGLLGNAADVYAEIVKRGIVPDITTDQTSAHDPLNGYLPQGWSMDHAAKMRLKDEINVVNAAKQSMAVQVEAMLSLQKSGSATVDYGNNIRQMAFEEGITNAFDFPGFVPAYIRPLFCEGIGPFRWAALSGDPEDIYKTDQKVKELIPDNPHLHNWLDMARERIQFQGLPARICWVGLKDRARLGKAFNEMVKNGELKAPIVIGRDHLDSGSVASPNRETEDMMDGSDAVSDWPLLNALLNTASGATWVSLHHGGGVGMGFSQHSGMVIVCDGTDETTERVSRVLHNDPATGVMRHADAGYGIAINCAKEQNLDLPMLSIPNK, from the coding sequence ATGACACAAACATCATCTAACCCTAGACTGGATGAGTCTCGTACTATCATTGCACCGACAGGAATCGAGTTAACGGCTAAATCATGGTTAACAGAAGCCCCACTTCGAATGCTCATGAATAATTTACATCCTGACGTCGCAGAACATCCCCACGCTTTGGTCGTTTATGGCGGTATTGGTCGTGCTGCACGAAACTGGCAATGCTACGATAAAATCATCGAAGTGTTAACTCGTCTAGAAGATGATGAAACCTTAATGGTGCAATCAGGTAAACCCGTTGGAGTATTTAAAACTCACACTAACGCACCACGAGTATTAATCGCTAATTCCAATTTAGTCCCTCATTGGGCTAATTGGGCACATTTTAATGAACTCGATAAGCAAGGTTTGATGATGTACGGTCAAATGACGGCAGGCAGTTGGATCTACATTGGGTCACAAGGTATTGTTCAAGGAACTTACGAAACTTTTATTGCAATGGCAAAGCAGCATTTTAATGGTGATACACAAGGTCGCTGGATCCTAACTGGTGGGCTTGGCGGTATGGGAGGTGCTCAACCTCTTGCTGCAACCATGGCTGGCTTCTCAATGCTAGCGGTTGAGTGTGATGAATCTCGTATCGATTACCGTCTCCGTACAGGCTATGTAGACCGTAAAGCGACAACACTCAGTGAAGCCCTCTCTATCATTGAAGAAGCAAAACGTTCTAGCTCTCCTATTTCTGTTGGTTTATTAGGTAATGCTGCTGATGTCTATGCTGAAATTGTAAAACGTGGAATTGTTCCTGACATTACCACTGACCAAACATCTGCTCACGACCCTCTTAATGGTTATTTACCTCAAGGGTGGTCAATGGATCACGCAGCAAAAATGCGCTTAAAAGATGAAATCAATGTAGTGAATGCAGCAAAACAATCAATGGCTGTTCAAGTAGAGGCAATGCTATCTCTTCAAAAATCAGGCTCAGCAACGGTAGATTATGGCAACAATATTCGACAAATGGCTTTTGAAGAAGGCATCACTAATGCCTTTGATTTCCCTGGATTCGTCCCAGCTTATATTCGTCCTCTATTTTGTGAAGGTATAGGACCATTTCGCTGGGCAGCTCTATCTGGTGATCCTGAAGATATTTACAAAACCGACCAAAAAGTAAAAGAACTGATCCCTGATAATCCACACCTTCACAATTGGTTAGACATGGCACGTGAACGCATTCAATTTCAAGGGTTACCTGCACGTATCTGCTGGGTTGGACTAAAAGATCGTGCTCGTCTCGGTAAAGCATTCAATGAGATGGTAAAAAATGGAGAGTTAAAAGCTCCTATCGTCATTGGTCGTGATCATCTTGACTCCGGCTCTGTCGCCAGCCCAAACCGTGAGACCGAAGATATGATGGATGGTTCTGATGCTGTTTCCGATTGGCCATTATTAAACGCCCTGCTCAATACTGCCTCAGGAGCAACGTGGGTATCCTTACATCACGGTGGAGGCGTAGGCATGGGTTTCTCACAACATTCAGGCATGGTCATCGTATGTGATGGAACTGATGAGACAACTGAACGTGTCAGTCGAGTATTACATAATGACCCAGCAACTGGCGTAATGCGACATGCTGATGCAGGTTATGGTATAGCGATCAATTGTGCAAAAGAACAAAACCTAGATTTACCTATGTTATCCATACCTAACAAATAA
- a CDS encoding copper-binding protein produces MKKTVLAIALTLVASSAMAEMDHSKMDHGSMDMEGMDMSQMDHSKMNMKDMDMSKMEGMSMKDMNAVGMPATGMKPDKVVHVILSDDMKITFKKEVNIEPNDIVQFVIMNTGKIDHEFAIGNEAEQLEHREMMKKMSSGHAHDSGSAVTVKPGKAKQIIWHFHGDKNVEFACNMPGHAEAGMVKKITL; encoded by the coding sequence ATGAAAAAGACAGTATTAGCAATTGCATTAACACTTGTTGCAAGTTCAGCAATGGCAGAGATGGACCACAGTAAAATGGATCATGGTTCAATGGATATGGAAGGGATGGACATGAGTCAAATGGATCATTCAAAAATGAATATGAAAGACATGGATATGAGTAAGATGGAAGGCATGTCTATGAAGGATATGAATGCGGTAGGTATGCCAGCAACAGGTATGAAACCAGATAAAGTAGTACATGTAATTTTATCTGATGATATGAAAATTACCTTTAAGAAAGAAGTGAATATTGAACCAAATGATATTGTACAATTTGTGATCATGAATACAGGTAAAATTGACCATGAATTTGCTATTGGTAATGAAGCTGAACAATTAGAACATCGTGAGATGATGAAGAAAATGTCTTCTGGTCATGCGCATGATAGCGGCAGTGCAGTAACTGTAAAACCGGGTAAAGCAAAACAAATTATTTGGCATTTTCATGGTGATAAGAATGTGGAATTTGCCTGTAATATGCCAGGACACGCAGAAGCGGGCATGGTAAAGAAAATTACATTGTAA
- a CDS encoding FKBP-type peptidyl-prolyl cis-trans isomerase, with protein sequence MSKIIITLAVIVLGYMLFQHFVNNPKAAKANIELGNAFLAENATKEGVQTTASGLQYLVLEEGTGTEHPTAKSKVKVHYHGTTIDGKVFDSSVERGEPIEFGLNQVIKGWTEGVQLMVVGQKMRFFIPSDLAYGNRSAGSIQPGSVLIFDVELLDFK encoded by the coding sequence GTGTCTAAAATCATTATCACACTAGCTGTAATCGTTTTAGGTTATATGCTGTTTCAACATTTTGTGAATAACCCAAAAGCGGCTAAAGCAAATATTGAACTTGGCAACGCATTTCTTGCTGAAAATGCGACGAAAGAAGGTGTTCAAACTACAGCTTCTGGTCTTCAATATCTTGTACTTGAAGAAGGTACAGGTACTGAGCACCCTACAGCGAAAAGTAAAGTGAAAGTTCACTACCATGGAACAACTATCGACGGTAAAGTGTTTGATAGCTCTGTTGAGCGTGGCGAGCCGATTGAATTCGGTTTAAATCAAGTGATCAAAGGTTGGACTGAAGGTGTTCAATTAATGGTTGTTGGCCAAAAGATGCGTTTCTTTATCCCTAGCGATTTAGCTTACGGTAATCGCTCAGCTGGCTCTATCCAACCAGGTTCAGTTCTTATTTTCGATGTTGAGCTACTCGATTTTAAATAA
- a CDS encoding class I SAM-dependent methyltransferase gives MHLLDRLTIRLFHDERQKQFSGDHARSLGWSSTESQFLRFKTMTQAINFEQKTVLDLGCGYGDFKTFLDMSCCIKSYTGVDQQSSFIKQAKSLFKHHTNCEFIKADFSATTLPKADIVVASGSLNYRARNKTYHAKVIKEMYERAEEAVIFNLLNSEHFKSSNLLEAHDPQQVLKYCLSFCPDSELITDYADEDFTIVMRHTNSSK, from the coding sequence ATGCATTTATTAGACAGATTAACCATTCGTCTTTTTCATGATGAAAGACAGAAGCAGTTTTCAGGTGATCATGCGAGAAGTTTGGGGTGGAGTTCTACTGAATCTCAATTTTTGCGTTTTAAAACGATGACGCAAGCAATCAACTTTGAGCAAAAAACGGTGTTGGATTTGGGCTGTGGTTACGGTGATTTTAAAACATTTTTAGATATGAGTTGTTGTATTAAGAGCTATACCGGTGTTGATCAACAGAGCAGTTTTATCAAGCAGGCGAAATCATTATTTAAGCACCATACAAATTGTGAGTTTATTAAAGCCGATTTTTCTGCAACGACTTTACCAAAGGCCGATATCGTTGTTGCAAGTGGATCTTTAAATTATCGAGCTAGAAATAAAACTTATCATGCAAAAGTGATTAAAGAGATGTATGAGAGAGCGGAAGAGGCCGTTATTTTTAACTTATTGAATAGTGAACACTTTAAATCATCGAATTTATTAGAAGCGCATGACCCACAGCAGGTGTTGAAATACTGTTTAAGCTTTTGTCCAGACAGTGAATTAATAACCGATTATGCAGATGAAGATTTCACAATCGTAATGCGGCATACCAATAGTAGTAAATAA
- the hutC gene encoding histidine utilization repressor, whose product MSQPRYLLIKQYLNEKIQTRTWPIGYKIPTEIDLANEFSVSRMTANKAIKELVNEGLLERTPRLGTFVCHKKAESPLMEIRNIATEVHQRGHHYSSKVIKKEEVIAKDDIALKIGVRNDTSIYFTQIVHYENDVPIQLEDRWVNPLFVKDYLKQDFTNQTPNEYLVQICPLSDIEHSVEAIIPNEHVSELLHMDNKTPCLLLNRRTWSEDKLVSIALLYHPGDRYKLTSRSKV is encoded by the coding sequence ATGAGCCAACCTCGTTACTTACTGATAAAGCAATATCTTAATGAAAAAATTCAAACAAGAACTTGGCCTATTGGCTATAAAATACCAACAGAGATAGATCTTGCTAATGAATTTTCAGTCAGTCGTATGACAGCAAACAAAGCCATTAAAGAGCTTGTAAATGAAGGCTTATTAGAGCGAACACCGCGCTTAGGCACCTTTGTTTGTCATAAAAAAGCTGAATCTCCTCTGATGGAAATTCGTAATATAGCAACAGAAGTACACCAACGTGGTCACCATTACAGTAGTAAAGTAATTAAAAAAGAAGAAGTAATAGCTAAAGATGATATTGCTTTAAAAATTGGAGTTCGTAATGATACTTCGATTTATTTTACTCAAATCGTTCATTACGAAAATGATGTTCCCATTCAATTAGAAGACCGATGGGTTAATCCGTTATTTGTAAAAGATTATTTAAAACAAGATTTTACAAATCAAACGCCGAATGAATATTTGGTTCAGATTTGCCCTTTAAGTGATATAGAACATTCTGTGGAGGCAATCATTCCAAATGAACACGTCTCCGAACTTTTGCATATGGATAATAAAACGCCCTGCTTATTACTGAATCGTCGAACTTGGAGTGAAGACAAATTAGTTAGCATTGCACTTTTATATCATCCAGGTGACAGATATAAATTGACGTCTCGCAGTAAAGTATAA